Sequence from the Curtobacterium sp. MCLR17_007 genome:
GCGATCACCTCGTGCACGAACACCTCGAACCCGTCGGTCATGATGGCCGCCGGCATCCTCGCGCGGAACGCCGCCCAGAAGGGCCTCACGGCCAAGCCGTGGGTCAAGACCACCCTCGCGCCGGGTTCCAAGGTCGTCACGGACTACTACGAGAAGGCCGGGCTGACCACCTACCTCGAGGACCTCGGCTTCTACACGGTCGGCTACGGCTGCACCACCTGCATCGGCAACTCGGGCCCGCTGCCCGAGGAGATCTCGCAGGCGGTCCAGGACAACGACCTCGCCGTCACCGCGGTGCTGTCGGGCAACCGCAACTTCGAGGGGCGCATCAACCCCGACGTCAAGATGAACTACCTGGCGTCGCCGCCGCTGGTCATCGCCTACGCGCTGGCCGGGTCGATGCACTTCGACTTCGACAAGGACGCCCTGGGGCAGGACAAGGACGGCAACGACGTCTACCTCGCCGACATCTGGCCCGACGCGGCCGAGGTGCAGCAGGTCATCGACACCTCGATCGACACCGAGATGTTCACCCACGAGTACGGCTCCGTGTTCGAGGGTGACGACCGCTGGAAGAACCTGCCGACCCCGACCGGTGACACGTTCGAGTGGGACACCGAGTCGACCTACGTCCGGAAGCCCCCGTACTTCGACGGCATGACCATGACGCCGGACGCCGTCTCGGACATCTCCGGCGCCCGCGTGCTCGCGAAGCTCGGCGACTCGGTCACGACCGACCACATCTCGCCGGCCGGCTCGATCAAGGCCGACAGCCCGGCGGGCAAGTACCTCGCCGAGCACGGCGTGGACCGCAAGGACTTCAACTCCTACGGCTCGCGTCGCGGCAACCACGAGGTCATGATCCGCGGGACGTTCGCCAACATCCGTCTGCGCAACGAGCTGCTGGACGGGGTCGAGGGCGGCTACACCCGCGACTTCACCACGCCCGACGGCGAGCAGTCGTTCATCTACGACGCGTCCGAGCACTACCAGGCGCAGGGCATCCCGCTCGTGGTCTTCGGTGGCAAGGAGTACGGCTCGGGATCGTCGCGCGACTGGGCGGCCAAGGGCACGAACCTGCTTGGCGTCAAGGCCGTCATCACCGAGAGCTTCGAGCGCATCCACCGCTCGAACCTGATCGGCATGGGCGTCGTCCCGCTGCAGTTCCCGGCGGGCGAGTCGATCGCGTCCCTCGGGCTCGACGGCACCGAGGTCGTCTCGATCTCGGGTCTGACCGCGCTCAACGAGGGCACGACGCCGAAGACGGTGCACGTCACCGCCGAGCCGAGTGCGCACTCGCCCGAGGGCAAGCAGACCATCGAGTTCGACGCGGTCGTCCGCATCGACACCCCTGGCGAAGCCGACTACTACCGCAACGGCGGCATCCTGCAGTACGTGCTCCGTTCGCTGGTCTGACGCTTTCCGGATCGGACGGGAGGCCCGTGGCGGACCCGCCACGGGCCTCCCGTCTGCTGTCGGGGGACGCGCATAGAGTGGGCCGACAGCACGACGAAAGGAGCGCCCGTGAGCCTGCTCGCCAGCATCACGTCCCCGCGCGACCTGAAGCGTCTCAGCGACGCGCAGATGACCGAACTCGCCGCCGAGATCCGGCGCTTCCTGGTGGCCGAGGTCGCCAAGACCGGCGGACACCTCGGCCCGAACCTCGGCGTCGTCGAGCTGACCCTGGCCATGCACCGCGTGTTCGACTCGCCGCAGGACCCGTTCGTGTTCGACACCGGACACCAGTCGTACGTGCACAAGCTCGTCACCGGGCGACAGGACTTCTCACACCTGCGTGAGCGGGGCGGCATCGCCGGGTACCCGCAGCGCAGCGAGTCGGAGCACGACATCGTCGAGTCCTCGCACGCGTCGTCGTCGCTGTCCTGGGCGGACGGCATCTCGCGGGCGTTCGCGCAGACGGGGCAGTCGGACCGCACGGTCGTCGCCGTCGTCGGCGACGGCGCGCTGACCGGCGGCATGACCTGGGAAGCGCTCAACAACATCTCCGACGACAACGGTCGCCGGCTCGTCATCGTCGTCAACGACAACGGCCGCTCGTACGCCCCGACGATCGGCGGCATGGCGCGGTACCTCAACTCCGTCCGCACCCGGCGCGAGTACCGCGCCCTGTACGAGAAGACCCGCGACGCGGCCGACCGCTTCGGCGCACCCGGGCGTGCGGTGTACCGGGGCCTGCGCGGCGGCCTACACGGGTTCCTGTCGCGGTTCACGAACAACGAGGCGCTCTACTCGAACCTCGACGTCAAGTACATCGGGCCGGTCAACGGGCACGACCAGCAGGCGATGGAAGCCGCGCTGCGCCAGGCCAAGGAGTACGGCGCCCCGGTGATCGTGCACGCGATCACCGAGAAGGGCCACGGCTTCGAGCCGGCGCTCCGCGACCAGGCCGACCAGTTCCACGCCGTCGGGCACATCGACCCCGAGACGGGCGAGTCCCTCGAGACCGCCTCGGGTCCGTCGTGGACCTCGGTGTTCGCGTCCTCGCTGGCCGACCTGGGCGACGAGGACCCGCGCATCGTCGCGATCACGGCGGCCATGCTCCGACCGACCGGGCTGCACCTGTTCCAGCAGCGGCACCCCGACCGCGTCATCGACGTCGGGATCGCCGAGCAGCACGCGGTCACCTCCGCTGCCGGGCTGGCGTTCGGTGGCCTGCACCCGGTCGTCGCCCTCTACGCCACGTTCCTCAACCGGGCGTTCGACCAGGTGCTCATGGACGTCGCCCTGCACCGTGCGGGCGTGACCTTCGTGCTCGACCGAGCGGGTGTCACCGGACCGGACGGCCCCTCGCACCACGGCATGTGGGACCTGGCGCTGCTGCAGGTCGTCCCGGGCATCCGCATCGCGGCCCCGCGCGACGCCCCGACGCTGCGCGAGGAGTTCCGCGAAGCCGTCGCGATCGACGATGCTCCGACGGTGCTCCGCTGGTCGAAAGGCCAGGTCGGGCCGGACATCCCGGCGCTCACGCGCCTGGCCGACGGCGTCGACGTGCTGCACCGCGCCGAGTCCGACGCCGAGGACGTGCTCTTCGTGGCTGTCGGCTCGATGGTGCCGGTCGCCCTCGACGCCGCGGCGCTGCTCGAGGCGCAGGGCATCGGCGTCACCGTGGTCGACCCGCGATGGGTCGTGCCGATCCCGACGTCGCTCATCGAGCTGTCCCGCACCCACCGCCTCGTCATCACCATCGAGGACGGCGTCCGCGTCGGCGGGGTCGGGACCCGGCTGCGACAGGACCTGCGCGCGGCAGGGGTCGACACCGGGGTGAACGAACTCGGGCTGCCGGACGCCTTCATCGACCACGCCACCCGCTCGCAGATCCTCAGCGACGTCGGCCTGACCGCCGAGGCGATCGCACGCGACGTGTTCGACCAGGTGGTCGGCACGAAGCTGCCGCAGGCCAAGCCCGCGCGGTCGCGTGAGTCCGCCGCGTCGGGGTCGGCGTCCGCGTCGTCGTCGTCAGCGTCGTCGTCCACCGAGCGCTAGCGCGGTTCGGCGCCGCACAACCGGAACCGCCTCGCACCACGGACGTCCGTGGTGCGAGGCGGTTTTGGTTGTGCGATGCCAGTCCGCACCGGTGCCCGCTCGGGCGGCAGCGGCAGCGGCAGCGGCAGCGCGGGGCTGTGGGGTGCGTCAGGACGGCGGCGGCGGAGTGGCGGCGGCGCGTGCTTCGCAGAGGATCGCCCGCGCCATCGGGCTCACGACGAGCACCCTGCCGTAGTCGAGGCCGTCGCGGCCCTCGCGGATGATGCGCACGCGGCTCGACGTCGCGTCGATGGGCTCGAACGCCATGACGATGTTCTCGGCGCGGACGGCGAAGGACGTCCGGCGGCCGATCACCGCGCCGTCCGCCCGGATCTCCATCGCGGCAGCTCCCGGGACGGCGTCGATCGCGCGTCGGAGTACGGCCGGGACCTCGGGGAGCGGGAGTGGGAGCACGACGGACGGCCCACCGGCCGTCTTCGGCGCCCACCAGTCATGCATGGCTCGAAGCGACGCCCGGACAGAGCCCCCGCCGCACTGCACCGTCGAACGGACACAGCACCACGGGAATCCGTGGTGCTGTGTCCGTTGCGCGATGTGGTGGCCCGCCGGGCGGCTAGCGCGAGGCGGGGCCGACGATCGCCGGGTCGTGGAACGTGCCGCCGAAGACACGCTCGGACGCTCCACTACGGTCGAGGTAGGGGCTGATGCCACCGGCCTGGAACGGGTACCCGGCGCCGAGGATGAGCCCGAGGTCGATCTCCTCGACGTGCTGGACGACCTGGTCCTCGAGCATGCGGTGCACCTCGTCGGCCAGGGCGTCCTCGAAGCGCTGCTGCATGGTCGCAGCGTCGACCGGTGAGGCGTCCTTCTTCGCCGGTGCGACGAGCTTGACGGCTGCCGGGTCGTAGCCGGTGACCGTGCCCTTCTTGTCGCGGGTCAGGATCGTGCCGTGCTCGGCGATGCGCTTGAGTCCGTCGCCCGGGTAGAAGCGCTCGGGCCAGGCCGCGTGGTGGGAGTCGAGCACGTGCGCGCCGACCGGGAGCCCGACGAGTTCGAGCAGCTCGAAGGGCGACATCGGCAGACCGAGCGGCTGCGCGCCGGCGGCGACGACGTCGAACGGGGTGCCCTGCTCGACCCCGCGCATCGCCTCGCCGAGCACACGGGCGAGGACCCGGTTGACGACGAAGCCCGGCTGGTCGGCCGTGACGATCGCCGTCTTCTTGAGGGTCTTCGCGACGGCCAACGCGGTCGCGACGGCCTCGTCCGAGGTCTCCTCGGCGCGCACGACCTCGACCAGCGGCATCACGGCCACGGGGTTGAAGAAGTGGAACCCGACCAGGCGCTCCGGGTTCGTCAGCACGGACGCCATCTCGTCGACGGACAGCGACGATGTGTTCGTGGCGAGGATCGCGTCAGGCGCGATGACCTGCTCGATCTTCCGGAGGACGTCCTGCTTGACGCCCATCTCCTCGAAGACCGCCTCGATCACCCAGTCCGCGTCGGAGAAGGCGTCGTACGACACCGAACCGCTGACCAGCGCCGTGATGCGGTTCGCGTCGTCCGGGGACACGCGGCCCTTCTCGAGCAGCTTCGCGACCTCGCCGCGGATGCGCGCGACACCGGCATCGACGCGGGACTGGTCGACGTCGGTGATGACCACGGGGACACCGAGTCGTCGGGCGAACAGCAGCGCGAACTGCGACGCCATCAGCCCGGCGCCGAGCACACCGACCTTCGTGATCTTCTTCGCGTCGACGCCCTCAGGGGCCCCGACCGGACGCTTGGCCCGCTTCTGCACCAGGTCGAACGCGTACATCGAGGCGGCGAACTGGTCACCCGAGAGCAGGTCGGCCAGGGCGTCGTCCTCACCGGCGAACCGCTCGTCGAGCGACCCCGACTTGGCGGCTGCCACCAGGTCGAGCGCGCGGAACGGCGACTTCGGGACGGTGCCGATCTTCGACGCGACCTGCGACCGCGCGACCTTGACGACCGTGCCCCATGCGGCCTTCTCGAGCATGCCGGGCTCGTTCTTCCGGACGACCTTCGTCCGGCCGGACACGACGCCGTCGGCCCAGGCGACCGCAGACGGCAGGAACGTCACCGACGGGATGAGCGCGTCGCCGATGCCCAGGTCGACCGCTGCGCGCCCGTCCATCAGGCGGTTGTTCTTGAGCGGGTTCTCGACGATGACGCGGAGCGCCTTCTCGGGGCCGATCAGGCGGGGGAGCAGGGTGGCCCCGCCCCAGCCGGGGATGATGCCGAGGAACACCTCGGGCAGACCGATGCCCTGCGCGGCTGACGAGAAGACGCGGTAGGTGCAGTGCAGCCCGACCTCGAGCCCGCCGCCGAGTGCGATGCCGTTGATGAACGCGAAGGACGGGACGCCCAGGTCGCTGAACTTGCGGAGCGTTGCGTGGCCGAGTGCTGCCAGGTCGTGCGCGACCTCGCGCGACGGCACGGACGCGGCCTGGGACAGGTCGGCGCCGGCGGCGAAGCAGTACTCCTTGCCGGTGACCGCGACGGCCTGGACGGTGCCGTTCGCCGCTTCGGTCTGCAGGGTGTCGAGCACCCCGGAGAGCTCGATGAGCGTGCGCGGGCCGAGGGTCGAAGGGCGTTTGAAGTCCTTGCCGTTGTCGAGCGTGATGAGCGCGAGGGTGCCGC
This genomic interval carries:
- the dxs gene encoding 1-deoxy-D-xylulose-5-phosphate synthase, which produces MSLLASITSPRDLKRLSDAQMTELAAEIRRFLVAEVAKTGGHLGPNLGVVELTLAMHRVFDSPQDPFVFDTGHQSYVHKLVTGRQDFSHLRERGGIAGYPQRSESEHDIVESSHASSSLSWADGISRAFAQTGQSDRTVVAVVGDGALTGGMTWEALNNISDDNGRRLVIVVNDNGRSYAPTIGGMARYLNSVRTRREYRALYEKTRDAADRFGAPGRAVYRGLRGGLHGFLSRFTNNEALYSNLDVKYIGPVNGHDQQAMEAALRQAKEYGAPVIVHAITEKGHGFEPALRDQADQFHAVGHIDPETGESLETASGPSWTSVFASSLADLGDEDPRIVAITAAMLRPTGLHLFQQRHPDRVIDVGIAEQHAVTSAAGLAFGGLHPVVALYATFLNRAFDQVLMDVALHRAGVTFVLDRAGVTGPDGPSHHGMWDLALLQVVPGIRIAAPRDAPTLREEFREAVAIDDAPTVLRWSKGQVGPDIPALTRLADGVDVLHRAESDAEDVLFVAVGSMVPVALDAAALLEAQGIGVTVVDPRWVVPIPTSLIELSRTHRLVITIEDGVRVGGVGTRLRQDLRAAGVDTGVNELGLPDAFIDHATRSQILSDVGLTAEAIARDVFDQVVGTKLPQAKPARSRESAASGSASASSSSASSSTER
- a CDS encoding 3-hydroxyacyl-CoA dehydrogenase NAD-binding domain-containing protein; its protein translation is MTLVDNDQLLALSEDEVVTHSYVKHVALPSGGTLALITLDNGKDFKRPSTLGPRTLIELSGVLDTLQTEAANGTVQAVAVTGKEYCFAAGADLSQAASVPSREVAHDLAALGHATLRKFSDLGVPSFAFINGIALGGGLEVGLHCTYRVFSSAAQGIGLPEVFLGIIPGWGGATLLPRLIGPEKALRVIVENPLKNNRLMDGRAAVDLGIGDALIPSVTFLPSAVAWADGVVSGRTKVVRKNEPGMLEKAAWGTVVKVARSQVASKIGTVPKSPFRALDLVAAAKSGSLDERFAGEDDALADLLSGDQFAASMYAFDLVQKRAKRPVGAPEGVDAKKITKVGVLGAGLMASQFALLFARRLGVPVVITDVDQSRVDAGVARIRGEVAKLLEKGRVSPDDANRITALVSGSVSYDAFSDADWVIEAVFEEMGVKQDVLRKIEQVIAPDAILATNTSSLSVDEMASVLTNPERLVGFHFFNPVAVMPLVEVVRAEETSDEAVATALAVAKTLKKTAIVTADQPGFVVNRVLARVLGEAMRGVEQGTPFDVVAAGAQPLGLPMSPFELLELVGLPVGAHVLDSHHAAWPERFYPGDGLKRIAEHGTILTRDKKGTVTGYDPAAVKLVAPAKKDASPVDAATMQQRFEDALADEVHRMLEDQVVQHVEEIDLGLILGAGYPFQAGGISPYLDRSGASERVFGGTFHDPAIVGPASR